The following nucleotide sequence is from Eremothecium cymbalariae DBVPG#7215 chromosome 6, complete sequence.
CCTTTAGAATCTCATAGATGCCGTTTGTAGAATCCATCTTGGACATGTAGCGCTTAAGATGCTTATATTCATCACTTGTTAAAACCTGTTTCAGCACCCGGTCACAGTATTTAGCCGAGGTCTTTAACTGCGACTTCATATCAAAAGCAAGACAGATTTGGATATCCAGAGCTGTTTGAAATTCTGTCCGAGCCTCTTGGTTATTGATACTGTTAATCTGCCTTGAAGATAAAGGAGGATTGTTGACTAGATCTGCTAGTTGATCATCAGAAAACTTTTGGATAAACAAATAGTtgtttttagaaaataGAGCACTATTCTTTCCCAATAGAGGCTTCTTAGATTTAAAgataaattcaataatatctttgtaATCAGAAGGTTTTAAAGCGCAATAGTCCTCCAATGTAGAcaaagaatatgaagaaattTTTATGCTCTTGTTCCATTTGTTCCATATTTGCATCATGTCCCTACAAGGCTTATAATCCATATCAATAGCTAAACACTgttttaaatttgaaactGGTTGGGAGTTTAATATAAACCATTGGATGGTTGCCAGATGACAATGTAAATTAAGCCTGTCCGATaaagttatatttgtaGAATGCTTGTCCAAAAGCATTTGGTAGTTTCCTGCAACTGCCTGAGCTGTATTTAGATCAAAGGAATCGCTCAAATCATCAAGTAGGATATCTGTGTAATCAACTATTAATTGCTGATTCAATGGAGAAATAGCAGCAAGTTCCATATACACTTGATTCAAATCAACAGCTTTATCTAACTTCAATCGTTCCAATAAGCTAAAATATTCTATCttatcttcatcttcatcatcaatattgtTCCACTTACCAAATTTCTTGTATAGGTCTCGCAATCTGGCGTCACTCAATTTCTGAAATGGAGACTCCTCAGTAGGCGAAACATGTTCAAACGAATGCATCGCCCTCAACTCCTGACCTAATAATAGCTGCACAACACCTATCTTATAATATACCTCGCTCTTCAACCGGACCCATTCATCTCCCTCGCATTGTTCAATTGCCGACAATAAACCTTGATAGGTAGGCAGAGCCCTTTTGTCTATACGTTGTTCGTTAAGGAGATTCCTTGTCTTGTTAAGATCACATTCAGTCCTACGACCAATAGCCAGCAAAGCAAATACAAGACATATAAGCAACCTCAACATAACGATAAGAGTGGTTTTCTGGAAATTATTGACTTACAGGAAGGTATGTGTGTTGAAGGGTGGTTATTAGCGGCTTAACTAGTTCTGCTCTTTATCATACGTTGTCTGTTGGTCAATGCCTGGAATGTTTAAAAAAGGACAGACTTTTCCGAAAGTTCATACATTAACAGgaataaatcaaaaatgaCTTCACCCTAAAGACCTAGAACTTCGGAGACTCAAGAACAACAACTATGAAACTATTTTCTCCCTGCTGCACTGGCATAATCAATACGAGAAGGGCTTAGTCATACATAATTTCGCAATCAAAGTCTTCTTGCGATTAACAAAGAAGCTTGTGatgtaatatttttcaCTTGAGGGCCATTATTCCTGCTAAAGATCTTGTGTTACACAAATTTATATTATCTTAAATAAGGTTAAATACAACAACCTTTATAAATAAATCataaatattctttcaaGGTTCTCAATCTGTTAGCTGCTTTTTCCAAGTATTCGTTTTCTTTACAAACAGCAAATCTCAATAACGTCTCAGCTTCCTTTACATGTTCTGGGAGATAAAAGTCAGTGCAAGGCAAGCAAATCAAACCTATTTCTTTGATTAACCAATGTGAGATGCGGAAGTCTTTTTCCCTGGTCATTAGGTCTTGTGGAAATGGATAACCCTCAAGGGATTTTAAGCTTCGAAAAgtcaacaacaataaagTAAGAACCTTCTGGAACTGTGTATGGCATCCCCAACTCTTCAAAGACACTAGTGAGGATTTCAACCTTCTCTATGTAGTCTTTTCTCATTCTATCAAAATAGTCGGAGTTCAATGCTATGTCAATTGCATGCGCACAAGCCAACTGAGGGGGAGAAGGAGAGCTAAAACAGATTTTGATATGAGCACTAGATGCTAACTTCAATAACTCCACATTCTCAGATATAATCCAACCGATCCTCCAACCAGTTACAGCAAAAATCTTTCCCGCAGAGCCAATCGTCAAAGTAATGTTGCTGATTTCTGGAGAAAGAGAAGCCAACTTCACACATTCAGGTGTAAAGTACAAATTTTCATAAACTTCATCAGAAATGATGTAGACGTTCTTCTCAACACAGATATTGCCAAGCGTTAACAACTCTTCACGTGTAAAAACTTTACCGGTAGGGTTATGTGGTGAATTAATAATGACAGCTTTAGTTTTTTCACTTATTGCAGACCGGAATTGATCAAAGTCTAACGTCCATTCACTCCCTTTAGTGCGTCTGGTCTTCAAATC
It contains:
- the JEM1 gene encoding Jem1p (similar to Ashbya gossypii ADR124C), with protein sequence MLRLLICLVFALLAIGRRTECDLNKTRNLLNEQRIDKRALPTYQGLLSAIEQCEGDEWVRLKSEVYYKIGVVQLLLGQELRAMHSFEHVSPTEESPFQKLSDARLRDLYKKFGKWNNIDDEDEDKIEYFSLLERLKLDKAVDLNQVYMELAAISPLNQQLIVDYTDILLDDLSDSFDLNTAQAVAGNYQMLLDKHSTNITLSDRLNLHCHLATIQWFILNSQPVSNLKQCLAIDMDYKPCRDMMQIWNKWNKSIKISSYSLSTLEDYCALKPSDYKDIIEFIFKSKKPLLGKNSALFSKNNYLFIQKFSDDQLADLVNNPPLSSRQINSINNQEARTEFQTALDIQICLAFDMKSQLKTSAKYCDRVLKQVLTSDEYKHLKRYMSKMDSTNGIYEILKAAFDTYPHLAFHLVGAISDRLVSFEHVNSQADTMEHWLLIEKFIKTHNVTKCGNKFVNKIITLLNKKLMQNKQQQYHHQQQQQQQQHHQQHHQQQQQRNNDYSKKDYYKELGVSKNANNKDIRRAYLQLTKKYHPDKQGQLSQEERLKVDEKMSAINEAYETLRDDSKRKEYDMVRSEGASNQRFRGSQQAPPQFNFGRGRKGGFKIFDSPKFSFNFGNGGPNRSK
- a CDS encoding pyridoxal phosphate-dependent aminotransferase (similar to Ashbya gossypii AEL170C); protein product: MTKINGSAYFCGDSKKDVWTVTNEAAAEAARDGNHKFSEFYNLGQGFFSYAPPEFMTEQGKKALENIPANQYSPVRGQPILVDALSKLYSPVYKKQLKPENIQVTTGANVGIFACLMSLLNPGDEVIVLEPFFDQYIYNIKVLGGIVKHVPLTPPKDLKTRRTKGSEWTLDFDQFRSAISEKTKAVIINSPHNPTGKVFTREELLTLGNICVEKNVYIISDEVYENLYFTPECVKLASLSPEISNITLTIGSAGKIFAVTGWRIGWIISENVELLKLASSAHIKICFSSPSPPQLACAHAIDIALNSDYFDRMRKDYIEKVEILTSVFEELGMPYTVPEGSYFIVVDFSKLKIP